A region of the Mesoterricola sediminis genome:
TGGCCGTTCTCGGCCAGGAAGAGGGGGATGCTCTTGAGGCGGGCCTCGAGGGCGGCGCGGATCTCCGCGTCGGTCACGACGATGCCGTGCCGGTCGGCCAGCTCGTGCCGCAGCTCGCGCTGAATGAGTGATTCAAGCGCCTGGTCCTGGAGCATGGGCAGCCGGGATTCGATGTTGGCGTTGCGGCCCAGGCTCTTGATGTACTGGGCGATCAGCTGGTCGATGTCCCGCCGCAGCACGTCCCGCCCGTAGACGCGGGCCATGACGTTGTCCGGCGCCGCCGCGCCGCCGCCGCTGGGCGCGAGGTAGGCCACCAGGCCCAGCAGAACGACCATCATGACCACGGCCATGGGCGTCTGGTTGCCTTTGAAGACTTGGCGGAAATTGCGAAGCATGGGTTCTCCAGGGTCGGGGACGATCGGCCAGATCTTCTAGGTTATCAAAGGAATGCCCTTTGTCCTAAACTGATTGACCGGGGGATTCATGGCAGTCCGAAACGTCTTGACCTGGGGGGATCCCCGACTGAAGCAGAACTCCGAGGACGTGGGCGACTGGACGCCCGAGTTGGAGACCCTCGTCCAGGACCTGTTCGACACCTCGTACGCGGAGGAGGGGGTCGGGATCGCCGCGCCCCAGGTGGGCGTGAATCTCAACATCGCCGTCATCGACACCTCCTGCGGCCAGGATCCCGCCGCCCGCATCGTGCTCATCAACCCCGAGGTCCTCCGCGGGGAGGGCACCCAGCGGGGCCCCGAGGGCTGCCTGTCCATCCCCGGCATCCACGAGATCCTGGAGCGCCCCCGGAAGGTCTGGGTGAAGACCCGGACCCGGGAGGGCGCCTGGGAGGAGCTGGAGGGGGAGGACCTCCTGGCCCGGGCCTTCTGCCACGAGATCGACCACCTGCGCGGCCGGCTGTTCGTCGAATACTTCGGCCCCGTCAAGCGCCAGATCATCCAGCGCAAGTACAGCAAGTCGAGGGCCTGATGGTCCGCATCGCCTTCCTGGGGACCCCGGCGGCGGCGGTGCCCGTCCTGCGCGCGCTGGCCGGGGCGCGGGAGGTGGCCGCCGTCTTCTGCAATCCCGACCGGCCCCAGGGCCGGGGCCGGCACCTGGAGGCCCCGCCGGTGAAGCAGGCCGCGCTGGCCCTGGGCCTGCCGGTCCACCAGCCCCTCTCCTGGAAGGCCCCGGAGACCCGGACGGCCTGGGAGGCCCTGTCCATCGACCTGGCCATCGTCGTCGCCTACGGCCACATCCTCCCCCGCTGGATGCTGGACGGCTGTCAGCTCGGCGCCTGGAACCTCCACTTCTCCCTCCTCCCCCGCTGGCGGGGGGCCGCCCCCGTGAACCACGCCATCCTGGCCGGGGACCCGGAGACCGGCGTGGGCCTCATGGCCATCACCCCCGGCCTGGACGAGGGCCCCATCCTGGCCGAGGCCCGGCGCCCCATCACGCTGCGCGACACCGCCGAGGACCTCCTGCCGGCCCTGGCGGAGGATGCCGCCGGGCTGCTACTCGCCCACCTGCCCGCCCTGGCGGCGGGGACCGCCCGGCCCACCCCCCAGGCCGGTGAACCCACCTTCGCCACCAAGCTCCACAAGGGCCTGGCCCCCCTGGACCCGGGGCGCCCCGCCCTGGACCTGCACCGCCAGGTGCGGGCCCTGGCGCCCTGGCCCGGCACCGAGCTGGACCTGGAGGGGACGCCCCTGAAGGTCTGCGCGGTGGGGGACCTGCGTCCCGACGGCGCGCGGCCCGGCACCCTGGCCTGGGGCCGGGACGGCGCCTGGCTCACGGCGGGCGACGGCCAGGCCCTGGAGCTGATCCGCCTCCAGCGCCCCGGCAAGCCGGTCCAGCCCGCCCTCCAGGCCCTCCAGCCCCTGGGATCCCAGGGGACCCGCCTCATCCCGCGAAGGGCTTGATCGCCTCGTCAATGCGGGCGGCCAGGGTCCGGTCCTTGTCCGTCAGGCCCCCCGCGTCATGGGTGGTGAGCCGGATGCGCACGTAGCCCCACCCGAAGGCCACGTCGGGATGATGGTTGAGGGCCTCGGCCGGGGCCACGAGGCGGCTCACCAGGTTGAAGGCCGACAGGAAGTCCGGGGTCCGGATCTCCCGCTCCAGGGCGTTGTCCTTCTCGATCCAGGTCATGGTCGCTCCACGCAACGGGGCCCCGCCGCGGCGCCCACCTTCTCCTGTGGCGCGCCCGAGGGGCGAAGTTCCGCCACTTCCTCCGCCAGGAGCCACTCGCCGGGCCACGCCTCGAGGGCCGCCTGGATGGCGTTCAGGCGGGCCGGCTCGACCCGGCCCGCGGCGCGCAGGTCCCGCACCTCCTGGTACAGGGCGGCCAGGGCCGGATCCAGGGCCCGCCGCCGCCGGTCCCGGGCCCGCCGCTCGGCGTCCGCCTCCCCGGGGTCCTGGCCGAAGCGCCGGTCCCAGGCCTCCGGGTCCGCGGGGCCGCCGGCCACCGAGACCACGGCGTCCGCCGTGAACAGCAGGGCCTCGGCGGGCAGCTCCAGGTCCCGCCCTCCGGCCCAGCCCTCCAGGTCCAGCACCTCGCCGCCCTCCAGGCGGAGCCCCGAGAGCTCGACGCCGCCGGGGGTCTCCAGGCGGAAGTCCCCGACCCGGGGGGGGTCCCCCGCGTCCAGGAGCACGACGGCGTGGCCCGGCCAGGGCTCGCCCTGGGCCCGGCCCCGCACGGCGACCTGGACGGGTCCGGCCAGGACGGCCAGTCCCGGCTCCACGGCCACCACCCGGCCGCTGAGCTGCGCCCCCGTGTCCAGCACGAGGTGGTTCACGGTCCGGGCCCGCATCGCCTCCCGCAGGCCGTGCTCCCCGCCCCGGCGCCAGCTCAGGGTGGCCTCGAAGGCCTCCAGCACCTCGGTGAGGTGATCGAAGTCCCGGGCCACGTACAGGAGGGGCTGCATGGCGGTGATGTCGAAGTCGCGCTCCACGCAGGCGAGGCTCAGGGGCACGCGGCGCACCTCGGGGCCCAGGCAGTGGACGGCCTCGCCCAGGCTGCTCAGGAGGCCGGCCCCGTAGATGCGGGGGTCCGACTCGGGGCCGACGAGCCCGTACTCCGCCGTCCACCAGTAGAGGCGGCTGGCCTTCACGCTCTCGCTGGCGTAGGTGCGGGCGGCCCTGGCGGCCTCCAGCCGCGCCTGGGCCTCGGCCACCTCCGCGGGCCCGCAGGCGGGGTCCTCCTTCACGACGCTGAGGTGGCGCACGGCCTGGTACACCGCCTCGTCCTCGAGGCTCGCGATGGCCTTGAAGCCCGCGGTCCCGCAGCGCTTCAGGTAGGCGGCGTAGGCGGGGTCCGCGAGGATGGGCGCGTGGCCCGCGCTCTCGTGGACGATGTCGGGGGCGGGCGTGTAGGGGACGTGCTCCACCGAGCGGATGTCGGCCGCGATGGCCAGGATCCCCAGGGACTGGAGCTCGGTGAACACCGCGGGGGGGATGAACCCCCGCACGCCCACGGCGCGCCAGCCGATCCGCTGGAGGCGGGCGTCCATCTCCTCCAGGCGGGGGATGGCCTCCACCCCGATGCCCGCCGAGGCCAGGCCCTCCAGGTAGCTGGGGTGGGCCCGGTGGGCGAGGTGGGTGGTCAGCCGGGTGAGGATGTGCCGCCAAACGGCCTGGTCCCGGGGGGTGTAGGCATCGTAGGCCTGGTCCACCACGTGGCGGGCCAGATGGGGGGGGAGGATGGGACGCGCGTCCGGCATGGCGGCCTCCAGACTCCATCAGGATAGAGTCTCAACCTCAGATTGGGATCCACCGATTTTTCAGGCGTGGAGCATCTGGGCGACGTCCCGGTAGTCCGGGTCCTGGTCGGCGACGGTGCGGAACTCGGCCATCGCCTCGTCCCGGTGGCCCTGGCCCAGCAGGAGGATGCCCAGGTCGTAATGGAGGCCCAGGGCGTCCTCGGGCGGGAAGCCCGGCGCCCCGATGCCCTGGCGCAGCCAACCGGCGGCGGCGTCCGGGTTGTTCTGGGCCAGCTCGCAGATGGCGAGCATGGAGCAGCATTCGAGCGTGCGCTCCGGATCCCGCATGGCCTTCTTGAACTCCTCGATGGCCGGTTCCAGGAGCATCATTTCCTTGTAGGCGATGCCCAGGTTGTAGTGGGTCTCGTAGTCGTCCCCCTTGACCTGCTGCTCCACCCCTTCACGGAAGGCGTTGAAAAGTTCATCAACGCTTTGGATCTTCTCCACCACGTGGGTGGCGTCGTGCATTTCCTCGCCCTCGCCCGTTTCCAGGAGGGCGTCGCCCAGCACGTCCGAGAGGTCGAAGAAGGAGGCCTCGTACTCCGGCTTGGGCTCCGCCGCCGCGCCCGGGGTGGGCATGCCCAGCCGAGCGAGGGCGCCGTCGGCGGCCGACAGCCGCTTGAGCAGCTCTGGATGGCCCGGGTGGACCTTGAGGGCGTTGTCGATCTCGATCTTGGCTTCCTCGGGGCTGCCGTAGTCCAGCTGGAAGTCGATGTCGGCCAGCCAGGAGACGAGGTCCTCGGGCACCGGCGCGGGGGTCGCCGGGGCGGTGGGGAAGGGCAGCGGTTCGAGTTCGAGGGGCGGCAGGTCGGCCCCGCCGCCGGTGATCTCGGACCACTCGTAGTCGGGCTGGCTGGGGTAGGCGGCCGGCGCCGCGGGGGGCGCCCAGCCCGGCACCTCCAGGGCGATGGGGGGTTCGGGCGCCGGCGGCGGCACGACGGCCGCGGGCAGCTCCAGCTCCAGGTCCAGGGGGATGATGGGCGGCAGTTCCTGGATCGGGGGCAGCTCGTGGGCGGCCTCCAGCTCCTGGATGGGTTCCAGCTCCTGGATGGGCAGGAGGTCGAGGGGCGCCACGGGGAGGGCTTCGATGGGCGGCGGCAGCGGGATCGCGGGCGCGGAAGCCGACGCGGGCCTGGCCGGAGGCGCGTCCAGGAGGCCCAGGTTGCGCCGGTAGAGGCGGGTGGAGCCCGGGAAGAGGTTCTCGGCCAGGTCCAGCAGGTCCACCGCCAGGGCCCGGTTCCCCAGGGCCGCCAGCTTCTCGGCGTGCTTCACGTAGTGCATCTGCACCTTGCTCAGGATGCCGGTGGAGCGGTGGATCTCGGCGATGCGGACGATCGCCTGGTAGTTGGCGGGCTCCAGCTCGAGGATCTTGGCGTAGGCGTCGTGGGCCCGGTCCATGAACCGGCTGCGCATGGCCTGTTCGGCTTCCCGTTCCAGCTGCTGGACCTGGATCCGGCGGGCCGCATCCGCCTCCAGGTGCTCGGCGGATTCGAGGGGCGAGGCCACCCAGCCCGAGCTGGCGCCCGAGATCTGGCTGGCGGTGGGCGCGGGCGCCTCGTCGGCGTCCGAGATCCCCATGCCCTGGAGCTGGGCCCGGACGGCGGCGGCGACCTCGTCGTCCCCCTTGGCCCGGGCGGCGGCCAGGGCGCGCCGCAGGTGGTCCACCTGATCGGTCCGGTTCCCGGACTGGTGGCTGATCTCCGCCATCTGGATCCAGGCTTCGGCGTTGAAGGCGCCCTGCAGGCCGCTCCGGAGGGTCCGGGCCGCGGCCTCGCCCATCCCGCGCCGGCCCAGTTCGCGCCCGATGGGCTTGAAGAGCTTGAGGGCCTCGTCCACGTGGCCCAGGCGCACCATTTCCCGCAGGGAGCGCTCCACCAGGCCCAGGCTCTTCTCGGGCAGCTGGGGCACCTCCGCCAGCGCCTCCAGGGCCCGGTCGGGAGCCTTGGCCTGGAGCTCCACCTCCGCGAGGGCGTCCAGGATCTCGGCGCTGCGGGGGTTGGCGGCCAGGCCCTCCCGCAGATGGGCGGCGGCCGAGGCCAGGTCCTTCTGGATGACCGCGAGCCGGCTCTGGGTCAGGAAGACCTGGGGGGTGGAGACCATCGCCTTGGCCCGCTCCAGGATCTGGCTGGCCTCGGCGTGCATCTGCTCCAGGGCCAGGGCTTCGGAGACATCCAAGTAGATGGCGGCCGCCTTCTCCTTCATGCCCTCCTTGTTGTAGAGGTCCGCCAGCTTGACCTTGTTCTTCAGGTTCTTGGGATCCAGCTCGACGACCTTGGCGAACTCCTCCAGGGCCCGCTTGAGGAGGCCCTTCTTGGTGAAGGCCTCGGCCACCCCGATGTGGATCTGGATGGCGTCCTTGATCATGTTGGTCTGGCGGTACAGCTCGGCCAGGCGCTCGCACACGTCCAGGTCGTCCGGGGCCGTGCGGTGGGCCTTCTTGAAGACGGCGCTCGCCTTGGCGGCGAAGCCCCCCCGCTCGTAGCCGATGCCCGCGCGCTTGAACATGTCCATGGCTTCGGGCACCCGGCCGGACTGCAGGTAGGCGTCGCCCACCCGGTTCATGAGGTTCCAGTCGTCGGGCTTGTCCTCGAGCAGCTTCAGGAACTCATCGATGGCGCGGTCGATGCGCCCCTGGGCCATGTAGGTCTCTGCCTGCCTGGTGATCTTCGCTCGGTCAATGGCCATGGGGCGCCCCGGGGTGCTTGGGCTGGATCAGCCCTTGAGATTGCGGATGGTGAAGGCGTGGGGGAGCAGGTCGGCCAGCCGATGGAGCGCCCGGGCCTTCCGGTTCGCCAGGAGGACGGGCGCATCCTCGGCGAATTCCGCGAGCACCTGGCGGCAGGAACCGCAGGGCGGCGTGAGGTCCGGCGCGTCGGTGACCACCACGACGGCCTTCAGTCCGCCGGGCTTCATCCCCGCCGCGGTGGCGGCGAAGACGGCGTTGCGCTCCGCGCAGATGGAGGAGGGGTAGGCCGCGTTCTCCACGTTGCAGCCGGCCGTGACGCTTCCGTCCTCCCGGAGGATCGCGGCGCCCACCTGGAACCCGGAATAGGGGGCGTGGGCGTTGGCCCGCGCCTTCCAGGCGGCGTCCAGAAGGGCGTCCCATGCGGGGGACTGGGGGTCGTCGAAGGTCATGGCCACCTCAAAGCAATCGTGGATTCATCTTAGGCAAAATCCGGTCCGCTGCACAGGTCTCTGACCAGCCCGCCGGCCTGGGCCAGGGCCAGGGCCCGCCAGCAGGGGCCGGGCCCGTCCACGGCCACCCGCCCGTCGGAGCCCGCCGCCTCCAGCCGCACCTGGCGCCGCTGGAGCCGGGCCTGGAGGACGCTGCCCGAAAGGCCTTCCAGCTCCCGCTCAAAGGCCGGGCCGGGCTCCCAGGCCGCCAGGTCCAGGACCAGGCGCACCCCCCGGGCCGCCTCGTCCTCGAAGGTGCGGACCCAGGGCTCGCCACGCTGGGCGGTGCGCTTCCAGTGGACCCGGGAGAGGGGGTCCCGTTCCCGGAAGGGACGGGCCCCATCCGGGCTGGCGGCGCCGGCCCGGGCGAGGGGGAA
Encoded here:
- a CDS encoding cytidine deaminase yields the protein MTFDDPQSPAWDALLDAAWKARANAHAPYSGFQVGAAILREDGSVTAGCNVENAAYPSSICAERNAVFAATAAGMKPGGLKAVVVVTDAPDLTPPCGSCRQVLAEFAEDAPVLLANRKARALHRLADLLPHAFTIRNLKG
- a CDS encoding aromatic amino acid hydroxylase — encoded protein: MPDARPILPPHLARHVVDQAYDAYTPRDQAVWRHILTRLTTHLAHRAHPSYLEGLASAGIGVEAIPRLEEMDARLQRIGWRAVGVRGFIPPAVFTELQSLGILAIAADIRSVEHVPYTPAPDIVHESAGHAPILADPAYAAYLKRCGTAGFKAIASLEDEAVYQAVRHLSVVKEDPACGPAEVAEAQARLEAARAARTYASESVKASRLYWWTAEYGLVGPESDPRIYGAGLLSSLGEAVHCLGPEVRRVPLSLACVERDFDITAMQPLLYVARDFDHLTEVLEAFEATLSWRRGGEHGLREAMRARTVNHLVLDTGAQLSGRVVAVEPGLAVLAGPVQVAVRGRAQGEPWPGHAVVLLDAGDPPRVGDFRLETPGGVELSGLRLEGGEVLDLEGWAGGRDLELPAEALLFTADAVVSVAGGPADPEAWDRRFGQDPGEADAERRARDRRRRALDPALAALYQEVRDLRAAGRVEPARLNAIQAALEAWPGEWLLAEEVAELRPSGAPQEKVGAAAGPRCVERP
- a CDS encoding 4a-hydroxytetrahydrobiopterin dehydratase, translating into MTWIEKDNALEREIRTPDFLSAFNLVSRLVAPAEALNHHPDVAFGWGYVRIRLTTHDAGGLTDKDRTLAARIDEAIKPFAG
- the fmt gene encoding methionyl-tRNA formyltransferase, which produces MVRIAFLGTPAAAVPVLRALAGAREVAAVFCNPDRPQGRGRHLEAPPVKQAALALGLPVHQPLSWKAPETRTAWEALSIDLAIVVAYGHILPRWMLDGCQLGAWNLHFSLLPRWRGAAPVNHAILAGDPETGVGLMAITPGLDEGPILAEARRPITLRDTAEDLLPALAEDAAGLLLAHLPALAAGTARPTPQAGEPTFATKLHKGLAPLDPGRPALDLHRQVRALAPWPGTELDLEGTPLKVCAVGDLRPDGARPGTLAWGRDGAWLTAGDGQALELIRLQRPGKPVQPALQALQPLGSQGTRLIPRRA
- the def gene encoding peptide deformylase; translation: MAVRNVLTWGDPRLKQNSEDVGDWTPELETLVQDLFDTSYAEEGVGIAAPQVGVNLNIAVIDTSCGQDPAARIVLINPEVLRGEGTQRGPEGCLSIPGIHEILERPRKVWVKTRTREGAWEELEGEDLLARAFCHEIDHLRGRLFVEYFGPVKRQIIQRKYSKSRA
- a CDS encoding tetratricopeptide repeat protein, encoding MAIDRAKITRQAETYMAQGRIDRAIDEFLKLLEDKPDDWNLMNRVGDAYLQSGRVPEAMDMFKRAGIGYERGGFAAKASAVFKKAHRTAPDDLDVCERLAELYRQTNMIKDAIQIHIGVAEAFTKKGLLKRALEEFAKVVELDPKNLKNKVKLADLYNKEGMKEKAAAIYLDVSEALALEQMHAEASQILERAKAMVSTPQVFLTQSRLAVIQKDLASAAAHLREGLAANPRSAEILDALAEVELQAKAPDRALEALAEVPQLPEKSLGLVERSLREMVRLGHVDEALKLFKPIGRELGRRGMGEAAARTLRSGLQGAFNAEAWIQMAEISHQSGNRTDQVDHLRRALAAARAKGDDEVAAAVRAQLQGMGISDADEAPAPTASQISGASSGWVASPLESAEHLEADAARRIQVQQLEREAEQAMRSRFMDRAHDAYAKILELEPANYQAIVRIAEIHRSTGILSKVQMHYVKHAEKLAALGNRALAVDLLDLAENLFPGSTRLYRRNLGLLDAPPARPASASAPAIPLPPPIEALPVAPLDLLPIQELEPIQELEAAHELPPIQELPPIIPLDLELELPAAVVPPPAPEPPIALEVPGWAPPAAPAAYPSQPDYEWSEITGGGADLPPLELEPLPFPTAPATPAPVPEDLVSWLADIDFQLDYGSPEEAKIEIDNALKVHPGHPELLKRLSAADGALARLGMPTPGAAAEPKPEYEASFFDLSDVLGDALLETGEGEEMHDATHVVEKIQSVDELFNAFREGVEQQVKGDDYETHYNLGIAYKEMMLLEPAIEEFKKAMRDPERTLECCSMLAICELAQNNPDAAAGWLRQGIGAPGFPPEDALGLHYDLGILLLGQGHRDEAMAEFRTVADQDPDYRDVAQMLHA